One Mycolicibacterium rufum genomic window, GCACCGGAGGAACTGGCCGGACGCGCAGTACAGCGCGCTGGTGAACAGTTGCGCGGCTCTGTGCCGGCGGCTGGGCCAGCCCGCCGCACGAACGATCGGGCACAAGGAGTACGCCGGCCGGGCGCAGGGCAAGTGGGATCCCGGAGCGATCGACATGGACATGCTGCGCCGCGACATCGCCGATCGGATCGGTACGGCGCCGTCGCCGCCGACGCCGCGGCCCGGGGTGCCCGTCGGGTATTACGCCGACGTGCTGCTGTACCGCGGTTCGACGGGTCCGCAGGTGGCCGAACTCCAGCGACGCCTGAAGTACGCCTATTCCGCCTATGCCGGCGATCTGGACATCGACGGCGTCTTCGGGCCGGAGACCGAGGCGGCCGTGCGCGAATTCCAGCGTCGCACAGCAGGTCTGCGGATCGACGGGATCGTCGGTCCGGCCACGGCAGCCGCGCTGCGGCTGCGCCTGGTCAGCTCACCGGACTGACCTCGACCGGGATGCCGTTGAGGGCACCGTTACCCGAGGGCTCGTCGAGGAAGTCCGGCGGGGAGAGCACGTTGGTGTTGACGCCGGGGGAGCCGTTGGCGATACCGAGCCGGGTGCCGGGCTTGCCGTGGCCCCAGCCGTGCGGCATCGACACCACGCCCGGCTTGATCGCGTCGGTCAGCTCCACGGGGACCTCGATGCGGCCCCCGGCCGATGTGACCGCGACCCGGTCGCCGTCGGCGATGCCGCGTCGGCTCGCGTCGTCGCGGTGCATCAGCAGCGTGCAGCGGTCGCGCCCCTTCATCAACGGGCCGACGTTGTGCAACCAGGAGTTGTTGGAGCGCAGGTGCCGCCGGCTGACCAGCACCAGGTCGTCGGGTGCGCGGGTGAGCCGCCGCGCCAGCCGCGGCAGATCCTCGAGCAGGTAGGGCGGCGCCAGCCGGATCCTGCGATCGCTGGTGCCCAGCACCTCGGGGATGCGCGGCACCATCGGGCCGAAGTTGATGCCGTCGGGGTGCTGCCGGAGCTTCGCCAGCGTCAGCCCGTCGGGGTTCTCGCCGTACCGGTCGCCGAACGGACCGGTACGCAGCGTCAGATCCAGCGTGCGTTCCGGGCCGCCGTGGTCGTAGTGGGCCCGCACGGTGGCGCCGTCGAGGCCCTGGGTGAAACACAGGTAGTCGAAGAACCCGTCATCGATCGCGGCCACGTCGACGTCCTCGGCCGGTGTCCCGGTGCACAATCCGGTCAGCCGGATCAGGATCTCCCACTCGTCGGGCGCCTCCGGGTCGGGTCGGGCGAACACCGGCGGCGAGTAGTTGGCGATGCTGTTGATCGCGAAGTGCAGGATGAGGTCGTCGTGGTGGGGCTGCTCGAGAGGGGAGGGGCCGGGCAGGATCACGTCGGCGTGCCGCGTGGTCTCGTTGAGCCACAGGTCGATCGAGATCATCGCCTCCAGCTCGTCGAGCGCCTCGTCGAGCCGGTGGCCCACGGGGGTGGACAGCACCGGATTGCCGGCGACGGTGATCAGCGCTTTGATCTGTCCCTCGCCCGGTGTCGCGATCTCCTCGGCCAGACAGGACACCGGCACCTGGCCGAGCACCTCCTTGGCGCCGCGCACCCGGGTGCGGTAGCGGCCGAAATCGGCGACGCCGTCCTCGAGACCCGGGATGGGCTGCTCGGTCACCGACCACGCGGCGGCGGTGGGGAACATCGCGCCGCCGGGGACGTCGAAGTGGCCGGTGAGGATGTTCACCACGTCGACGAGCCAACTCGCCAGGCTGCCGAATTCTTGATTGCAGGTACCGATCCGGCCGTACACGACGGCGCGCGGCGTCGCGGCGAGTTCGCGGGCGAGGGCGCGGATGCGGTCGGCGGGAAGCCCTGTCACCTCAGCCACCCGCTCGGGCGGCCAGTCGGCGGCGACCGCGCCGAGGGTGTCGAGACCGTCGAGGTGGGGCGCCAACGATCCGACGTCGACGAGGTGCTCGTCGAACAGCGTGTGGGCGACGGCGAGGAGCAGCGCGGCATCGGTGCCCGGGGTGATCGGCAGCCACTCGTCGGCGCGCTCCGCGGTGGCGGTGCGCACCGGGTCGACGACGATCACCTTGCCGCGCTGCCGGACGGCGCGGATCAGCCCCATCACATCCGGTGCCGCCAGCAGCGATCCCTGCGACGCGGCGGGGTTGGCGCCCATGATGACCAGCAGATCGGTCCGTTCGATGTCGGGCACCGGGAAGCTCCACCACCCGCCGTACATCAGATGCGAGGACAGGTTCTTCGGCCACTGATCGACCGTGCCCGGCGAGTAGGTCAGCGGCATGCCCGACAGCCCCAGCAGGATGCCGGCGTAGCGCGCCAGCGAGAACGAGTGGGCGAGCGGGTTGCCGGTGTAGGCGGTGACCGCGCCGATCCCGTACTTCTCGATGATCGGTGCCAGCAGCTCGGTGCACCGCCGGAACGCGGTGTCCCAGTCGACCTCGTACCACTGATCGTCGATCTTGATCATCGGCCGCCGGATCCGGTCGGGATCGGAGTGCAGCGCGCCCAGCGACGCCCCCTTCGGGCACATGTGGCCGCGGCTCCAGACGTCGTTTCGGTTGGGCCGCACGCTCGCGACGTGTCCGTGCTCGACGCGGATCTCCAAGCCGCACATCGCTTCACACAGCGGACAGGTGTAGAGGTGCAGTCCGTCCTCGCCGATCCCGGCCAGCTGCCTGTGTGTCTGCGTCATCGACTCCGAACCCCGTCCCCGTGGTGTTGTGACAGACTGTATCGACAATCTTCAGGGAAGGGACCCGGAATCGATGGACGGGGCAGCGCCGGTACGGCGGCGTCATCACGGATCGCGCCGCGACCCGGCGATCGACGACGCCGTCCTCGACGCCGCTCGCGCGCTGCTGGTGACCCGCGGGTACGCGGCCACGTCGATCGACCTGATCGCCGCGACGGCGAAGGTCAGTCGGCCGGCGATCTATCGGCGGTGGCGCACCAAGGCCCACCTCATCCACGAGGCGGCCTTCCCTGATCTGGGCCCTGACCCGTGCGCCGACGACCTGACCGCGGAGATCACCCGGCTGTGCCGCGGCGCCCTGTCGATGTACGCTGATCCTGTTGTGCGCGAAGCGGTTCCGGGGCTATTGCATGATCTGCGGATGGAGCCTGCGATGCGCCGGCTGCTCAACGACCGGTTGGAGGCGGCGGCGCGGCGGCAGTTGGCGACCCAGCTGGCTGGCGCCCCCGACGCACGGTCGGGGGTCGACGCCGACACCGTGATGGACGCAATCGCCGGAGCGGCCTGGTACGCGGTGTGCGTCCGCAAGGTGACCGACCTCGACCGGGCCGCGGAGAGCCTGGCCGATCTCGTCTGCCACGGCGTGCTGCGCGGCGATTAGAGCCGGCCCACCTCGCGTAGCCCGTCGACGGTGTCGGCGATCGTCTCGGCCGGGTCGCGCCAGTGCAGACCGAAGTCGCGGGCGCTCGGAGCGTCGTCCGAGGCCGGCATCTGCGTGTAGTACTGCATCGCCGCGGAGTTGATCGGCGTCTCGAAGGGCAGGAACGGTCCGACGACGTCGAAGAGACGGCCGGCGCTGCGCAGCGCCACATCGGGCACCGGGACCACCGCGAGCGTGCGCTCGGCCGCGTCGCCGATCATGTGCGCCAGCTCGTCCACCGAAACCCGTTGTCCTCCGGCCATATAGCGGCGCGGGCCCCGGCCGGGCTCCAGGAGGGCGACGTGCAGTGCGGCCAGATCGCGGACATCGATGACGATCCATCCGGCGCCGCGGCCCGGCACGCTGCGCATCTTGACCGCCGCCTCCACGCCCTCGGCGGCCTCGCCGAACTGATCGCCGGCGGGCGGGCCGAGCACCATCCCGGGATAGGTGATGTTCACCGGCGCCCCGGCGTCCTGCAGGCCGCGCGCGTAGGCCTCGACCGCCGCCTTGGACCGGCCGTACCCGTCACTGCCGCCGACCACCGGCAGATCCGCGGTCAGCACCTCGAGGTCCGGACGGAACAGCGCGGTGAAACTCGAGACGTGCACGATGGGGTCGATGCCGGCGGCGACGGCCGCGCCGAGCACGTTGCGGGCGCCTTCCAGATTGGTGTGGAGCATCTCGTCGGCGCGGCTGGGGTCAGTCGACACCATTGCCGCACAATGGATCACGGCATCGCAGCCGTCGAGCGCGGCGGAGGTGCTCTGCGCATCGGCGATGTCGCCGAGCACGTGGTCGCCGATGTCGACGCCGATCTTCTCGGCGCTGGTGCTCAGCCGCCCGGCGTTGCGGACCAGGAAGCGCACGTCGTGCCCGGCGTCCTGCGCGGCCTTGGCAGTCCAGGCGCCGACGAAGCCGGTGCCGCCGGTGATCAGTACCTTCATCTACCCTCCGGTTCCACGACGCGCCCTATACCCGTTTCGTCCGCGCGTCTCACCCGCCGACGTGCTGGATCTGGATCAGATTGCCACACGTGTCATCGAGCACCGCCGTGGTGACCGGGCCCATGTCGGTGGGCTGCTGGGTGAAGCGCACGCCGAGTCCTCGGAGCCGGTCGTACTCGGCCGCGACATCGTCGACGTCGAAAGCGGTGAACGGGATGCCGTCGGCCACCAGTGCCTCCTTGAACGGTCGGGCGGCGGGATGCTCGTCGGGTTCGAGCACGAGTTCGACGCCGTCGGGACCGTCCGGTGAAACGACCGTGATCCACCGGTGCGGCCCCATCGGCACGTCGTGCTTGGGCAGGAAACCGAGCACATCGGTGTAGAAGCGCAACGCCTTGTCCTGGTCGTCGACGAGCACGCTCGTCAGGCTGATTCTCATGGCGATCCTCCCCGGTCGTGGAGCCACCGCACCGTGATCTCCTGCAGCGGTGCGGTGTTGAGGTAGTGGAACTTGTATCTGCCGTCACGGCGGGTTTCGACCAGCCCGGCGGCCTCGAGCACGTCGAGGTGCTGCGAGATCGCCTGGCGGGACGATCCCAGGCCGTGTCGGGTGGTCAGACGGGCCCGGATCTCGAAGAGGGTCTGGCCATCGCGCTCGGCCAGCTCATCGAGAATGGTGCGCCTGGTGGGGTCGGCCAGAGCCTTGAAGACGTCGGCCTTGAAGACGTCGCCCACCTCGCGACTATAGGCAAGTGATCACTTGCCTGTCAATGGCGGGTGACGCTCACGCCGGATTCCCGTTCCGGTCGGGCCACTCGGCGAGCGTGCTGGCGGCCTCGGCCGTCGAGCGAAGGAAGTCCAGCAGCACGGCATCCGGATCGGTCGCGGTGCGCACGGCGCGGTAGGGGAGGACGTACTCGCCCAGGTCGGTGTCGAAGGAGGCCGCGGCGGGCGTCACGTCCCACTGCTCGAAGCCGGCGGGCTGCGGGTAGGCGTAGGAGTAGAAGACGCCTTCGTCGGCCCCTCCCGGCCAGTACCCGGCGCTGGACACCTCGTCGCTGTAGGCGTCGACCATCACGGAGTCCGGGCAGTTGGGGACGCCGCCGGGATGCACCGGTGCGCTCCGTCCGGAGAATCGCGTGACCGCCAGGTCGAAGGCTCCCCAGAAGAAGTGCACGGGGCTGACCTTCCCGCGGAAGTCGGCGCGGAAGGCGGTGAAGACCCGATGCGCACTGACCAGCGACCGCCAGAACGCGTTCATCGCCTGCGGGTCGTAGCTCGCGTGGACGGTGTCGTCGGCGAACGGGATGACCTCAGGGAGCTCGACCGGAGTCCCGACGATCGGTATGTCGACGTCGAGGTCTGCGAGCAGACCGCGGAACTCGGCGTAGAAGTCCGCGACGGAACGCGGTTCGAGGGCCATGGACCGGTGCGTTCCGTCCGTGACGCGGAGGTGCAGACGGTGCTCGACGAAGTCGAACGTCACCTCGAACGCGCGCGGCGCATACGGGATCAGTGACGTGGTGAGTCCGGTGGCGGTGACGTAGAGCGGCACCTCCCACCAGTGGTTGATGTGCACGGTGGCCGCCATGCGCACCTTGCCGACGATCTGGGTCCACAGGTGCACGGTGTCGCGGGTGTCCTGCCAGCCGGCGAGGGGGAGTTCCGGCCAGGCGAGCGATGTCTGAGCGTCGGTCATGGCTCCATCTTGGTCGAGGTGTGCGCCGGCAGCGCCGGAACCGGGTGCAGAGGTCCTTCCGTCCCGTCGAGTTGACGGCCGTCAATGTGTTGTCGGATGTGCCCGCCCGGTCGGGTCGGCTGCTCTACATTGGCCGAATGTCCTCGCCGCGTCCGCCGCTCATCGAAAGCCCCGCCGATCTGACCGCCGAGTGGCTCACCACCGCCCTGGGCCGCGGCACCGTCGCCGACTTCAGCGTCACCCGCATCGGCACCGGGCAGATGAGCGAGTGCTACCGCGTCGCCCTCGATTACGCCGACGGTGAACAGGGTCCGGCGTCGGTGGTGCTCAAGGTGGCGGCGGCCGATCCGAGCAGCCGTCAGACCGGCCTGGCGATGGGGCTCTACGAACGCGAGGTGCGCTTCTACTCCGACATCGCGCCGGGGCTCGGCGGCCCCGTCGCCCCCTGTCACCATGCGGCCTACGATCCGGCGACCGGCGTCTTCGATCTGCTCCTCGACGACGCGGCCCCGGCCACCGTCGGAGACGAGATCCGCGGCGCCAGCGGCGAACAGGCCGCCTTGGCGCTGCGCCAGCTCGGGCTGGTGCACGGCCCGCTGCTGGGCGACGAGGCGCTGGCCGGTGCGGAGTGGATCAACCGGGAGTCGCCGGTCAACCAGGGCCTGATGAGTGCGCTCTATGCCGGCTTCATCGACCGGTATCGCGATCAGGTGGCGCCCGAACACCGAGAGGTGTGCGAGCGGTTCGTGGCCTCCTTCGACGCCTACTCCGCCGCAGAGGACACCGCCGGCGGCCGCCGTGGACTGGTCCACGGCGACTACCGACTGGACAACATGCTGTTCGGGCAGGACGGCGCCGATCGGCCGCTGACCGTGGTGGACTGGCAGACCGTCACCTGGGGTCCGGCGTTCACCGACGTCGCCTACTTCCTCGGGTGCGCGCTGCCGACCGAGCAACGGCGCGCCCACTACGACGACCTGCTCGCCGCCTACCACGAGGCACTGGGACCCGCCGCGGGCGTCACCCTCGACGAGGTCCGCGAGGGTGTGCGCCGGCAGAGCTTCTTTGGTGTGCTGATGGCGATCGTGTCGCCGATGCTCGTTGCGCAGACCGAGCGCGGCGACGAGATGTTCATGGCGATGATCGCCCGGCATTGCCAACACGTGCTCGACACCGACGCACTGTCGCTGCTGCCGGCGCCCTCGACCCCCGAGCCCCTGCAGCCGGAGGCGTCCGACGAGGGTCGCCACCCGCCGACCGACGAACCGCTGTGGAGCGAGAGTTGGTACTTCGACTTCGCCGACGCGGCCCAGCGCGTCGGCGGCTGGATCCGCCTCGGGATCATCCCGAACCAGGGACATGCGTGGATCAACGGTCTGCTGTGCGGACCGGGTATGCCGACCGTCGCGGTGCTCGATTTCGAGGCCCCGCTGCCGCAGGATCACACCCGGGTGCGGTCCGAGACCGCCGAACTCGCCATGGACGTCGTCGAACCCCTTGCGGTGTACCGTGTCTCGCTGCATGGCCGAGGCGCGGCGTATGACGATCCCGCGGCGCTGCTGCGCGGTGAGACGGGACGTCCCGTGGAGCTGACGATGGACCTGACGTGGACGACCGTCGGCGCCGCCTACCAGTACCGGGTGTCGCCCCGCTATGAGATCCCGTGCCAGGTGACCGGCACGGTGACCGTGGACGGGCAGCCGTATGCATTCACCGATGTGGTAGGGCAGCGCGACCATTCGTGGGCGTCGCGTGACTGGTGGAGCATGGACTGGGTGTGGAGCGCGCTGCATCTGGACGATGGCACGCATCTGCACGGGGTCGACATCCGCATCCCCGGAGCGCCGCCGTTGTCGGTCGGCTATGAGCAGAGCCCGGGCGGCCCGCTGGTGGAGCTCGCCACGGTTGACGCGCGAGAAACCATGTGGGACAACGAGTTACCGATCTCCGGGGAGGTCGTCTACGGCGACCTCGGCGCGACGGTCACGGTCCTCGGGCACGCACCTGTGTTGCTCACCTCGCCGGACGGCCGGCTGAGCCGGTTCCCTCGAGCGTGGGGATCCGTGGTCACCTCCGACGGACGCACGGGCGTCGGCTGGATCGAGTGGAACCGCAGCCAGGGCTGATTCCGGTCACGAAGCCGTCTAGCTCACCCGCTGACCTATCATGGCCGAGCTCACACAGTGTTCTGGACCGCGCGTGACGCGGCATGCTGGAGCTGTCCGTACGCCTGGCGCGTGTGTTCGGCGAGCGCGGGCACATCGCCGATCGCGGCGCTGTTCGCGACGAACCCGAAATCCATGTGTCCGCAGTACGAGCTCAACGTCATGTTCAGGCCGATCGCGGCGGCCAGCGCCGACACGGGGAAGATGCCGGTGAGCGCCGCGCCGTTGAGGTAACGGGTGTCGTTGCTGCCCGGCACATTCGAGATGACCAGGTTGCACGCCGGGCGACCCACGCGGTCGAGATGAGTCGATGCGCCGGCGCCCGCGAGGGCGACCAGCGCGACGGCGTAGGTCATCGCCGCGTCGGTCGACAGAGCCCCGAGTTCCTTCTTGGCGGTGGCGACCGAATGGGCCACCTGGTGCAGCCTGTCGGTCATCGTCGCCTCCGGTTGCCCGAGGCGGACGAACATCGCCGAGACCTTGGTGCCCACGGTGATGTCGCCGTCTCCGCGCAGCGACACCGGACACATCGCGATGAGTTCGTGGGCGTAGGCCTGATCCGTCTCACGCAGGTAGGCGTGCAGACCGTGGTCGATCACGGCGGCCGCGACATCGTTGAGCGTCGCGCCGTGGTGGTGGGCGATCCGGTGCATCTCCTCCAGCGGCAGTGAGAGGGTGGCGAAGCCGCGGGCCTGCTGCAAGGGTGCGTTGGTCGGGGCGCGGCCGGCGACGAACGGCAGACTGCCCTCCACATGCGCGCCGAGTGCCGCGCTGAGCGCCTTGCGCACAGCGCCGCGCGAGATCTGGTTCACCGCACCGACTTGCGTGAGCACTCCGTGCACGGCATCGGAGAGGCGCCGCAGCGCCGGCGGTGGCGCCGTGGAGGACGGCGGCGGACCGGGCAACGCGAACGCGGGCGCCGGGATGGCGTCGTCGGGGGACAGGCTCAGACCGTCGTACAGTCTCTTGAGACCGGACACGCCGTCGATGATGCTGTGGTGGGTCTTGGTGTAGATCGCGAATCGGCGGCCAGGGACCCCGTCGATGATCCAGCACCGCCACAGTGGCCGGTTGCGGTCGAGCATCGGTTCGTGCAGGTCGGCGACGAGGTGCAGCAGATCGTCGTAGGAACTCCCGGCCGGCAGCGACAGGTGCTGGACGTGGTAGTGCGGATCCCAGGTCTGCACGTCACGGAAGTGCGGCATGCCGGCGCCGAGGAGTTCCGGCACGTAGGTGAAGGGCGGTCGAGGCCGGCGGCTGCGGTAGTCCGCGACCACCTCCGAGACCAGAGTTCGCCGGCGGGGCGGCTTCTGGAACAGCATCAGCGCTCCGACGTGCGTGGTACCGCCCGGGGTCTCCATCAGCAGCCAGGCGAGGTCGAGCGGGGGAATGGCCGTGCTCATCGTGGTGTACCTCCACTTCGGGCCACACCCCGCAGCGCAGAGTGTGCCCGAACCGCGCCGTGCGCGCAGCAGATCGGCGACGGAACGGGTGACGTCCTGCCGTCAGCCCGGCCGCGACATCTCGAACCGTGGGCCGATCTCGAAGTACGTCGCCGGGCCACCGCCCCGCAAGATGGGCTGGGGGCCTGCGGTGTCGTAGACCCCGTCGACCAGGCAGTCGCGGTCGATGTGGACGGCGACGACCTCGCCGAGCACCAGCCACGTGTCGATGTCGGCGCCGGCGGCGTCGCGGAGCCGGATCAGCTGGGACAGTCGGCACTCGAAGTTCACCGGACTCTCCCGCACGCGTGGCGGGGCGACCGCGACCGAGTCCACGGGGGTGAGACTGCCGAGGTCGTACTCGTCGACGTCCGTATCGACCATGGCCGCGGTCTCGTTCATGGCGTGAGCCAGGGGCCGTGTCGCGAGGTTCCACACGAACTCGCCCGTCGCCTCGACGTTGGCGACGCTGTCCTTCCATCCGATGGAGGCGAACCCGATCACCGGTGGCTGGTAATTGAATCCGTTGAAGAAGCTGTAGGGCGCCAGATTGCGGACGCCGTCGGCGCTCAGCGTGGAGATCCAGCCGATCGGGCGGGGCCCGACGACGGCGTTGAACGGATCGTGGGGCAGTCCGGTTCCGTCCGCGGTTCGGTAGAAATGGGCGTCGGGGAGGGCCAACGGTGTCTCCGATCTTCCGGTGCGGCTGTTCTGGGGCACGCCACAGCGATTCTCATCCGCCGCGAGCCTCGCTCAACGGCCGGCGAACTTCGACAGATACAGCCACGTCGGCCGGTATCCGCGTCGCTCATAGAGTCGCAGGGCGTCGTCGTTGCCGGCCAGTGCACCCAGCACGATGTCGGCGGCGCCCACCGCACCCAGGTGTTCCTCGAGCCGCCGCAACAGTTCGGAGCCGAGGCCGCTGCCACGGAAATCGGGTGACACGCTCAGTGACTCGATCTCGCCGATGCGTGGTCCCGTCACCCAGGTGTCGGGGATCCAGCTGTCCTCGACCGCCATCACGTGCGCGAGCCCATAGCCGATGAGCTCGTTGCCGCTCGACGCGAGCAGCAGGAGCGTGTCGGGGTCGGCGAGCACCCGAGCGTAGAGGGTGCGGCGCACGCGCCACGTCTCGGCGTCGGTCACATAGGGCGCGAGCTCGGGCATGCTCTCGACGTGGCGGTGGTGCACCGCGACCCACAACGGTTCCAGTGCGTCGAGATCGGCCGGGCCGCCGACGCCGATCTCCCATTCCGCCATGCGACGACGGTATGCCGCCCATGTCGTGGCGACAACTGGATTCGTCCGTGGGCGCGTACCGGGGCGACGAGGGAAGGCGCGCCAGGGGGCGAAGGTCCCGAAAAGTGAAGTACTTGGATACTGAGGACACGCCGTTGCGGCGGTCTAGCGTTTGCTCTGGTGAGTCTCCGGGACGCCGGACAGGGGGAGAGCGCATGACGATTCTCGACGACGAGCGCCTGCAGTGGGTGTCGCAAGCGCGATGCCGGGATTTCGATCCGGACGAACTGTTCGTTCGCGGGGCCGCGCAGAGACAGGCCGTGCTCATCTGCCGCCACTGTCCCGTCGTGAACCAGTGCGCCGCCGAGGCCCTCGACAACCGATTGGAGTTCGGCGTCTGGGGCGGGATGACCGAGCGACAGCGCCGAGCGCTGCTGAAAACCAATCCGAATGTGACGTCGTGGGCTGAGTACTTTGCCGCGCACCGCACCACGCGGGCCGGCAGTCGGCCCGCCTAGCGGCCCATCCGGGCTCTCTCAACCGCGCCCTGTTCGTCACATGAGCTTGTGCGGGGTGCCCGGCTTTCCGTTGGCGCCGTTGCGCCCGAGCTTTCCTCCGGCTCCGCCGATCCCTGCCGCGCCGCCCTTGGCCGTGCCGGACGTGGTGGCGTCGCCGCCGTCGCCACCGTCACCACCCTTGCCGGTCAGACCGGTCGAGTCCCCGCCGTGACCGCCGGCGCCGCCGGTCGCCGAGCCTTTGCCGGTCGATGCGCTGCCGCCGTTGCCGCCCTTGCCGCCCTGAGCCGACTGTCCGGCCTCGCCGCCGTTGCCGCCCCTACCGCCCGTGGCCGTGGAGTCGCCGGCCGCGGTGGCCGTCCCGCCGATGCCGCCGGAACCGCCGGTGCCACCGACGGACGACACGCCCCCGGCGCCGCCGGCGCCACCGACGGCCGCACCGCCCGTGCCGCTCGTCGCTGTGCCGCCGTCTCCGCCCCGTCCACCGATACCCCGAGCCGCATGGTTCAGGCCGCCTTCGCCGCCGGAGCCGCCGTTGGCGCCTCCGTTCACCGACGTGGCGTTGCCGCCCCGGCCGCCGGCGCCGGCGTGGCCGCCGAACGTCCCTCCCGCGCCGCCCGCGCCGCCGGCGCCGCCCGTGGCGTCGCCTTCGTTGACGGTGGTGGTGGCCGGGTTGTCGGCGACGGAGTTCGTGACGTCAGCGCCGGCGCCGCCGTCGCCGCCGTTCCCGAAGAAGCCGGCGTCTCCGCCCGCGCCGCCGGCGCCTCCGTTGATTCCCGCCTGACCGGCGCCGCCGTCGCCACCGTTCCCGAAGTAGAGGCCGGCTTTGCCTCCGGAACCTCCGTTCGCCCCGTTGCCGCCATCACCCCCGAGGAAGCCGCCGTTCTGGCCGTCGCACGCGGTTCCGCTGCAGTCCGCGGGCGCGTCGGCGCCGTTACCGATGAGCCAGCCATCGGGTCCGATGATCGGACGCAACGATGTCGACGACGCATGCGCGGCGCTACCTGCCGTCACATGGTTCGCGCCGCCCAGACAGTCCGCGCCCACGACCGCGCAGTCCTGGCTGGTCGACGCCAGTTGCACCTCGTAGGTGACAGCCGGCGCCGCATGGCTCGGTCCCAGAGACAGAGCGCCGGCGCAGGCCATCGCCGCACCCGCGACACCGGCGATGACGGCGGATTTCACGGAGATGCGCATCGGTGTCGAGCACGTCGAGGCGCGGCAGTATTCGGGCAAGGGAGTGTCTCCTTGTGACTCGGGAGCGGAACGTAGGACAGCGTGAGGCGTCCGTGCCGGGCATCGCAGTGGCTGCTGTTGTTCGAGCGTCGAGACCGAATTTAACGCGGTCGGAGATGAGGAGCCTTGTCTCCAAGGACAATCACAGCCAACTCATGGCCGGTGACAGGCTTGCTCGATGCGGGTCTCTGCGGACGTGCGCTGTGCGCGTGCGCCTCCTGGGGCCATACGTCTTCCCATCTGACTTGCGAATAGCGATGTAAGAAAACGCATTTCGCTCTGTCTACCGCCGCGGTAGATCAAAAGCATTGTCGGACAGTGATGTCACGTGACCGCTTCCTGTCAAACAGTGCGGCAGCTGAGCTCCATGCTGTCCCCGCCCCGGACGGGGAAGCTCACGGTGACATAGCCGTGCGCCGGATCCCGCATGCGATCCAGATACGGCGCCAGGCCGGGCATCGACGTGTTGTCGGCGACGACGAGCGCACCGGAGGACAGCCGGGGCTCGAGGAGCTCGAGCACCGGCAGATACAACTCTTTCCACCCGTCCAGCAGAACGAAATCGACCGCCCCCTCGAGGGTGGGCAACGTCTCGAGCGCGTCCCCGGCCAACACCGTGACGAGATCGTCGAGGCCGGTCGCGATGAAGGTCTCGGTGGCGGCGGCGACCTTGGCCGCACTGAGCTCGGTGG contains:
- a CDS encoding phosphotransferase; amino-acid sequence: MSSPRPPLIESPADLTAEWLTTALGRGTVADFSVTRIGTGQMSECYRVALDYADGEQGPASVVLKVAAADPSSRQTGLAMGLYEREVRFYSDIAPGLGGPVAPCHHAAYDPATGVFDLLLDDAAPATVGDEIRGASGEQAALALRQLGLVHGPLLGDEALAGAEWINRESPVNQGLMSALYAGFIDRYRDQVAPEHREVCERFVASFDAYSAAEDTAGGRRGLVHGDYRLDNMLFGQDGADRPLTVVDWQTVTWGPAFTDVAYFLGCALPTEQRRAHYDDLLAAYHEALGPAAGVTLDEVREGVRRQSFFGVLMAIVSPMLVAQTERGDEMFMAMIARHCQHVLDTDALSLLPAPSTPEPLQPEASDEGRHPPTDEPLWSESWYFDFADAAQRVGGWIRLGIIPNQGHAWINGLLCGPGMPTVAVLDFEAPLPQDHTRVRSETAELAMDVVEPLAVYRVSLHGRGAAYDDPAALLRGETGRPVELTMDLTWTTVGAAYQYRVSPRYEIPCQVTGTVTVDGQPYAFTDVVGQRDHSWASRDWWSMDWVWSALHLDDGTHLHGVDIRIPGAPPLSVGYEQSPGGPLVELATVDARETMWDNELPISGEVVYGDLGATVTVLGHAPVLLTSPDGRLSRFPRAWGSVVTSDGRTGVGWIEWNRSQG
- a CDS encoding wax ester/triacylglycerol synthase family O-acyltransferase, with the translated sequence MSTAIPPLDLAWLLMETPGGTTHVGALMLFQKPPRRRTLVSEVVADYRSRRPRPPFTYVPELLGAGMPHFRDVQTWDPHYHVQHLSLPAGSSYDDLLHLVADLHEPMLDRNRPLWRCWIIDGVPGRRFAIYTKTHHSIIDGVSGLKRLYDGLSLSPDDAIPAPAFALPGPPPSSTAPPPALRRLSDAVHGVLTQVGAVNQISRGAVRKALSAALGAHVEGSLPFVAGRAPTNAPLQQARGFATLSLPLEEMHRIAHHHGATLNDVAAAVIDHGLHAYLRETDQAYAHELIAMCPVSLRGDGDITVGTKVSAMFVRLGQPEATMTDRLHQVAHSVATAKKELGALSTDAAMTYAVALVALAGAGASTHLDRVGRPACNLVISNVPGSNDTRYLNGAALTGIFPVSALAAAIGLNMTLSSYCGHMDFGFVANSAAIGDVPALAEHTRQAYGQLQHAASRAVQNTV
- a CDS encoding flavin reductase family protein, which produces MALPDAHFYRTADGTGLPHDPFNAVVGPRPIGWISTLSADGVRNLAPYSFFNGFNYQPPVIGFASIGWKDSVANVEATGEFVWNLATRPLAHAMNETAAMVDTDVDEYDLGSLTPVDSVAVAPPRVRESPVNFECRLSQLIRLRDAAGADIDTWLVLGEVVAVHIDRDCLVDGVYDTAGPQPILRGGGPATYFEIGPRFEMSRPG
- a CDS encoding GNAT family N-acetyltransferase — its product is MAEWEIGVGGPADLDALEPLWVAVHHRHVESMPELAPYVTDAETWRVRRTLYARVLADPDTLLLLASSGNELIGYGLAHVMAVEDSWIPDTWVTGPRIGEIESLSVSPDFRGSGLGSELLRRLEEHLGAVGAADIVLGALAGNDDALRLYERRGYRPTWLYLSKFAGR
- a CDS encoding WhiB family transcriptional regulator, producing the protein MTILDDERLQWVSQARCRDFDPDELFVRGAAQRQAVLICRHCPVVNQCAAEALDNRLEFGVWGGMTERQRRALLKTNPNVTSWAEYFAAHRTTRAGSRPA
- a CDS encoding O-methyltransferase translates to MGNSLTDPRIATALRRMYAEAEDQMAALQGGKGAEFARLAAATAQQRADAMSDYYLPVTPDAGRLLYALVRAAKPATVVEFGMSLGISALHLAAAVRDNGHGHVITTELSAAKVAAATETFIATGLDDLVTVLAGDALETLPTLEGAVDFVLLDGWKELYLPVLELLEPRLSSGALVVADNTSMPGLAPYLDRMRDPAHGYVTVSFPVRGGDSMELSCRTV